AGCTACCTATTTAAGAAGCTCCTATGGAATGGGTTACCGCTACCCAAGTATAGCCGAACGCTTTGTAAGAGTTCAACGGGCCGGGCAATATGTTGTGCCCAACGAAAACCTTTTACCGGAAAGCAGTTGGTCATTTGAAATGGGCTTAAAACAAGGTTTTAAAATCTCAAACTGGTTTGGCTATTTAGACTTTGCCGGATTTGTAACACAGTACAAAAACATGATGGAATTCAGGCAGGCACCACAAGATGTAGTGAATGAATATTGGCCAAGAGACGAATATCCCGGAGTAGCTTTTGCTTTCTGGTCGGATAATGTAACTAATGCTCGTATCTCTGGTATTGAGTTATCCGCATTGGGGCAGGGAAAAATATTTGGTATTCCCACAAACTTCCTGGTAGGTTACACCTACATGGTACCTATTAACCTCGATAAAAGAGATCAGATAGAAGGCTCTGTATTTTCAGACAATTCAGCCGACCTAAACTTTAGATTCAGACATACTGCCAAAGCAGATATAGAATCCACTTACAAAAAAGTAACGCTTGGCTTTACAGGTTATGTCAACAGCTTTATGGAAAACATAGACCCGCTGATACAATTGGCCCAGGACATTAATAAATTCCGCAGGGAAAATGAAGGCCCTACTTACAGAGTAGATGTCCGCATAGGCTATAATTTTACCGATGATGCTAAAGTGGCATTAATTGCAAAAAACGTAACTGCCAATCAATATTCCATTCGCCCCGGATATATCGAGGCACCAAGAAATTATACATTACAGGTATCTTATCAATTTTAAAAAATGTATCAGGTAGGCACAGCTAAAGTCAACATCACGCCCAATATCAAAGATGTGGGTATGATGGGCTATGGCATGTGGTTCAATATTGTAGAAGATACTGCTACTCCCCTGTTTGCAAGGGCTTATGTAGTAGAAGATAGCACAAGCAAGAAAAAATTCGCCTTTGTATGTGCTGAATTTGCTTTTATTACAACCTCAATTAAAAGAGGAGTGATGAAAATCCTTAATACCAAGCACGAGCGATTAAATTTTACCAATGAAAATGTGCTGCTCACCGCACAGCACACGCACAGTGCTCCGGGCGGATTTTCCCATTATGGACTTTATAATATGAGTATTCCCGGTTTCGTACCTGAAGTTTACGATTGCTATGTTGAGGGAATAGCAAAAGCCATAGTTGAGGCCTCTGAAAAGATGAAACCCGCTAGAATTAAACTCAAAAAAGGAAGCTTTGCCGAAGATGTAAATATTGCCTTCAACCGCTCCATCAATGCCTACAATCGCAATCCTGAAGTAAAGACACCACTTGGAAAGCATGAAACACACAAAGCGGTAAACAGGGAAATGACCTTATTGCAATTTAAAGACGAGCAAGGCCAAGCCATTGGCAGTATCAACTGGTTTGGACTGCATTGCACCAGTATTTCAAATGATAACAAAAAAATATGCAGCGACAATAAAGGCTATGCTGCACAATACACTGAAGACGCATTTGCCAAAGACAATCCCGATTACAATGCCATTTTTGCACAGAATTATTGTGGTGACATAAGTCCCAATTATATCTGGGACAGAAAAAAAGGCTGGACGCGCGGCTCTTTTGAAGATGATTATAAAAGCGCTCAATACAGCGGAAAACTCCAATCTGACAAAGCGCTGGAAATCATTCGTTCTGAAAAAAGTGAAAAATTGATCAAGGGTGAAATTGACAGCGCAATGATCTATGTCAATTTTGCTGAAGTCTATCCCTACCCCGAATTTACAGGAGGTAAAACAGATGTTCGTACAGGCCCCTCCTGCCATGGCGTGGCATTTTTAAAAGGAACAGCAGAAGGTCCCGGAATGCCTGTTCCTTTAGCTTTTGCCGCAAACAGGATTGTAGATGTCATAAAAGTTTATGAAATGCTGCGACAAGCATTTGTAGATGAAAAAGAGCGAGAAAGAATCCGGCTTAAATACAAAGTACAGGGTGTTAAAAAAGTAATGATAGAATCCGGGGAAAGAAAAATGCTGGGAACCTGGAATATCAAAAGACTGGTAATTCCCGATATAGCAGACCCGAGCATAAGAATCTTTAAAGAACATCACAGAAAAGGCGCATTGGAAGAAAAACCCTGGACTCCACAGGTACTGCCCTTGCAAATTATTATTCTGGGAAATATTGCCTTGGTCTCCATTCCCGGGGAAATTACTACCATTGCCGCACAGCGACTGGAAAAGACCATTCTTGATGTACTGAAACAAAGAGGT
This DNA window, taken from Chitinophagales bacterium, encodes the following:
- a CDS encoding neutral/alkaline non-lysosomal ceramidase N-terminal domain-containing protein, whose translation is MYQVGTAKVNITPNIKDVGMMGYGMWFNIVEDTATPLFARAYVVEDSTSKKKFAFVCAEFAFITTSIKRGVMKILNTKHERLNFTNENVLLTAQHTHSAPGGFSHYGLYNMSIPGFVPEVYDCYVEGIAKAIVEASEKMKPARIKLKKGSFAEDVNIAFNRSINAYNRNPEVKTPLGKHETHKAVNREMTLLQFKDEQGQAIGSINWFGLHCTSISNDNKKICSDNKGYAAQYTEDAFAKDNPDYNAIFAQNYCGDISPNYIWDRKKGWTRGSFEDDYKSAQYSGKLQSDKALEIIRSEKSEKLIKGEIDSAMIYVNFAEVYPYPEFTGGKTDVRTGPSCHGVAFLKGTAEGPGMPVPLAFAANRIVDVIKVYEMLRQAFVDEKERERIRLKYKVQGVKKVMIESGERKMLGTWNIKRLVIPDIADPSIRIFKEHHRKGALEEKPWTPQVLPLQIIILGNIALVSIPGEITTIAAQRLEKTILDVLKQRGVEEIILNSYANSYCGYITTQEEYQEQCYEGGHTVFGEYTLAAFQSKYQDLAKEMIKKPELRKTKHTIKPVKFTPEELALRSYEKKLIS